In Achromobacter pestifer, the DNA window TGACGGTTTTCTCTTCCTCGCCCACGAAGAACGACAGCGAGCCGCCCACTACCACCGGCAGCTCGTACTGGCTGATCTGGTAGCCCTTGGGCAGATCGGGGTAGAAGTAGTTCTTGCGCGCGAACACCGAGCGCGGCGCGATGGTGGCGCCCACGGCCAGGCCGAAGCGGATGGCGCGTTCGGCGGCGCCGCGGTTCATGACCGGCAGGCTGCCCGGCAGCGCCAGGTCGACCACGTTGGCGTGGGTGTTGGGCGCGGCGCCGAATTGGGTGCTGCTGCCCGAAAAAATCTTGGAGTCCGTGGAAAGCTGGGTGTGCGTTTCCAGGCCGATGACGATTTCCCAGTTCATTTTTTCAGCCTTGCTGGACCGGGGCACGCGTGTGCCAGTCCGTCACTTGTTGGTAGCGGTCGGCGATGGCCAGCAGGCGGCCTTCGTCGAAGTAGTTGCCGATGATCTGGAGGCCTACCGGGCGGTTTCCGCCCGCGCCGCCGAAGCCGCAGGGGATGGACATGGCGGGCAGTCCGGCCAGGCTCACGCCCAGCGTATAGACGTCGGCCAGCCAGTCGGCCGTGGGATCGTCGCGGTTGTCGCCGATGTTCTTGGCCACGGTGGGCGTCACCGGGCCCATGATCACGTCGCACTGGTCGGCATAGGCGCGCTGGAAGTCCTGCGCGATCATCCGGCGCAGGCGCTGCGCCTGCAGGTAATAGGCGTCGTAGTAGCCGTGGGACAGCACGTAGGTGCCGATCAGGATGCGGCGCTTGACCTCGTCGCCGAAGCCTTCGGCGCGCGAGCGGCTGATCATTTCGTTCAGGTCGCCGTACTGGGCGGCGCGATGGCCGTAGCGCACGCCGTCGTAGCGCGCCAGGTTGCTGGACGCTTCGGCGGGGGCGATGACGTAGTAGGCGGGGATGGCCAGCTCGGTGCGCGGCAGCGACACCGGCACGCGCACGGCGCCCAGCGCCTCGAACTGGGCCAGCGCGGCTTCGACCGCGGCGGCCACGTCGGGCGCCAGGCCGGCGCCGAAGTACTCGGCGGGCACGCCGATGCGCAGGCCCTTTAGCGGCTGGCTGCCGGCGGCGTCGAAGCGGCCTTGGGCGGCCTCGAAGTCGCGCCGCACGCGGCCGGGCGCGTTCGTGGCGGCATCGCATTTTTCCAGGCTGGTGGCGTCGCGCGGGTCGAAGCCGCTGATGACGTCCAGCAGCTCGAGCAGGTCGCGGGCGCTTTCGGCCAGCGGGCCGGCCTGGTCCAGGCTGGAGCCGAAGGCCACCATGCCGTAGCGGGACACGGTGCCGTAGGTGGGCTTGATGCCGCTGACGCCGCACAGGGCGGCGGGCTGGCGCACCGAGCCGCCGGTGTCGGTGCCGGTGGCGGCGGCCACCAGGCGGGCGGCCACGGCGGCGGCCGAACCGCCCGAGGAGCCGCCGGGCACGGCGGCGTGGTCCCAGGGGTTCTTCACCGCGCCATAGGCGGAGTTCTCGTTGCCGGA includes these proteins:
- the gatA gene encoding Asp-tRNA(Asn)/Glu-tRNA(Gln) amidotransferase subunit GatA translates to MSKPALHTQFKGIAALRAALAQRQISAVELAQSALTAAEAASSLNCFLHIDAELTLAQARAADAALASGSAGPLAGIPIAHKDAFVTRGWRTTAGSKMLEGYVSPFDATVVERLGEAGAVSLGKLNCDEFAMGSGNENSAYGAVKNPWDHAAVPGGSSGGSAAAVAARLVAAATGTDTGGSVRQPAALCGVSGIKPTYGTVSRYGMVAFGSSLDQAGPLAESARDLLELLDVISGFDPRDATSLEKCDAATNAPGRVRRDFEAAQGRFDAAGSQPLKGLRIGVPAEYFGAGLAPDVAAAVEAALAQFEALGAVRVPVSLPRTELAIPAYYVIAPAEASSNLARYDGVRYGHRAAQYGDLNEMISRSRAEGFGDEVKRRILIGTYVLSHGYYDAYYLQAQRLRRMIAQDFQRAYADQCDVIMGPVTPTVAKNIGDNRDDPTADWLADVYTLGVSLAGLPAMSIPCGFGGAGGNRPVGLQIIGNYFDEGRLLAIADRYQQVTDWHTRAPVQQG